From Desulfobotulus pelophilus, the proteins below share one genomic window:
- a CDS encoding integration host factor subunit alpha, which translates to MALTKNDIVEKISSTGFNKKKSVDIVETLLMIMKDQLAEGDDVLISGFGKFCVKDKNARRGRNPATGNDLILRPRRVVTFKCSGKLRDAINGPES; encoded by the coding sequence ATGGCGCTGACCAAAAACGACATCGTGGAAAAAATCAGCAGTACCGGCTTCAACAAGAAAAAATCTGTGGATATTGTTGAAACACTGCTGATGATCATGAAAGACCAGCTGGCAGAAGGAGATGACGTACTGATTTCCGGCTTCGGTAAATTCTGCGTCAAGGATAAAAATGCCCGCAGGGGACGCAATCCCGCCACGGGCAATGATCTCATTCTCCGGCCACGCAGGGTTGTAACCTTCAAGTGTTCCGGGAAACTCCGGGATGCCATCAACGGACCGGAATCCTGA